In Oncorhynchus masou masou isolate Uvic2021 chromosome 11, UVic_Omas_1.1, whole genome shotgun sequence, the genomic stretch AGGAACGGGAGGTCAACAAGGTCTCAGGGTGAAATTGGCCTATTCGTGGATTGAGTTGACCCTTCTCTGAGCACTGTATGAACGCAATTTATTCTGAATTGTTTTTTACCCCTCAGCGGGAACGTGACCATGTAAATGTAACAGTAAagactttacgtccgtcccctTGCCCTGAGCGCaaaccagggacgctctgcacacgtcaagtcaccctcgaagcatcgttacccatcgctccacaaaagccgcggcccttgcagagcaaggggaacaactacttctaggtctcagagcgagtgacgtcaccaactgaaacactattagcacgcaccaccgataactagctagccatttcacatcgacCACATAAAAGGATCAGCTATTATTCTCAAACTTGCCCCCTGCCAAGATAATGGCGTCTGCTCATTGCACTGTTTCTTCATCAtattcccctctcttctccacacACACCTCAATCCCCTCTTTCCTAGAtggaacacagagatacacaaaGGTCATGTGGCCACTTACACATCTTCATTACCTTTTGTAGACAGTACACCACAACAATATCCTTGAATCCTTGTGGATTAGCAAAAAAAACTCAACATTGAGAAAGGAATCTGACATCCTCAGTGAATATGTCTATGACCAGCATTTACCTATCGGATCACCTGGGTTTCCATGTCTAAACTGAAAGTGAAACTGGTGTGTGCTGATGACTTGTTATGGGGGTGTTTTACTGTCAATAACGAATACATTAACACATGAGGGAGTTTGAGAGGAAGTACCACTTATATCACATCGTTTTCCATTCCCTTACCAGTTGTTTTTGTTCCTCTTCTGAGAGCTCTGAAAAGCGATATCTTTGCTGCTCGAATTCATGCCTTGTCATCTTTGTCACCACAGCAACTTTTGAGGGTTTAAAACCAATTTCAGCCTGTGATGCAATACTTTGCATCTCCATCTGGATGTGACGTAAGCTCCCATTTAAAATAGTGACAGCTCGATGCCCAAGGCACAGACAGTTTATAAAGGAACGGGGAGTCATTCTTGTAAATTATTAgaaaaattaaataaatgaaacaaaAGTTATTCGTTGTTGGTCCCCATTAATGTAGTTATTGGCCAATGTCGGTGTTAATCCAATCTGATGTCCTAGCTATTTGACCTGGGTCCCTCATGCACTACGATCGTCGAATCCAGATACGGCGACACCTACTCTCACCCAGCTAGTGGACTGCACCCAGCTGCAAGGACCTACAAGCTACAACGCCATCTTTGAAGCGCGCACGCTTGCGGAATGCGCTCGCACGCTTATTTCATTACGTACAACAATGTGCTTTTTAGGTGTGGAGCctgtcgtcactagttaccacagccaataaaaaaaaagtcaaaatttacattttttattttaccttgatTTATTTATTAATTATGACTACCGGTAAACCCCGCCAAATTATACCATTTATCTTCCTAAAATACGAGTTTAAACCTAACATCAACCCTCACCTTAACTGCACTGCTAACCTTTTGCCTAACGTTAAAAATTAAGACTaaatatttgttgttgttgcaattatgactttgtggctgtgggaTCTGACTTTGTCTGTGTTATCTAATGGAAACCGGTGGAGCCAGAGCGTTGTTGTCTAAATAGATTCCTTTCCTAGACTCCTTTCCTTTTGTCACCTGAAAACACTAGAAATATGAGACCAATATGAATGGAACCTTACCAGTCCTTCAGTGTTCATGAAGGAAAATCATCAGCTATTAATTTGGCAAACATTGTCCAAAGTGGGATACCTTTGTCTTCTCTCCTTCGCCTGCACTGATCTGAAAACACTGGATAGATGAAAGCAGGCCTACTAGACTAGAGGACAAGATACCGTTTTTGTTAGTAACATCAGCTCAGCAACAACAACCATGAAAAATTATGATAAACTCAAAAGTTGTATCAGAAAATCAGTTTTATCAATCACGATGACATAACTGCTCACATAACATGGTGATATTACCAGAAGCAgattaatataatatatacatatcaGAATAGGAACTAGATGCTAGTCATGTTTGCTTTTATGCAGGATTACCCTTTTAAGTTAATTGCTTTTGACAATACACTAGGTAATAGAACTTAAAATCcattaaaaacatttaaatgttttcttaCATTTGTGGCAATTAGAGGTAGGCAGAGGCATGCATTTAGTACTGTGTAGAAAAGGTGAGTGTACCACAACCTTGAGATTGTTGTTTAtgtcagtaatgtactgtataaatGACACAGCTAACAATAAagctattttgtttgtttcacagtTGAAATAGATAAATACATATTATATTCTGTTTGTAGTGAAAGACCTACAAAAAATGGTTTCAAAATCATTACGTTGATCATAAGGTGTTTTTAAAACACTTACAACATATAAAACATAATGCTTAAAAAAGAAACACAGAAGAACAAAACCTTTTGGGAATATTCTAAATATATTTCAAATAAGGTTAATGTGGGTGCTTCAGCCACAAATAGCACTAGCATGAACAGTTGGATTCATTATAAAtgcataataaaataaaaaataaatacaatagttTTTTATCAGTCATTACATCTAGATTCCCTCTGTCATAATGTGACAGTTTACCCTCCCCTTGCACACTGCCACAATAACGTGAAGTACAAAAGTAAGTACGGCAATAGAATGATCATATATTTGTGTTGTTGTTAAAAGAAGGCAGTCATGGTAGCTCAATAGACAGTAAGTACTTGCAAGCTGTCTCTTGATGTTTTGTCCCGCTGTTCCATTACAGCCAAAGTTCTGTTCAGATGGTCCAGGTCAGGATATGATGTCATGTCACCAAGAATCCAAACTAGGTTTACTGTGTATCCAATCACAAACCACTGCAAAGGAGAAAGACAGACATGTTATGGAACGTGTGTAAGTGAAAATATTGTAATATTTCTATACAATAGCTTTATGTTTTGCAGCACAGTGTTTTGTCTGGTAAATGCACAATGACAAAATGGCCATGTTAAGGGTTGTTCAGGATGAATTCTCATGTCATGTAGGTCTCCACTAAGTTTCTACAGGGACAACACATGTTTTGCTCCAGAGGAAATAAGTTGTCCTCCACTGGAATGTGATTTATGCATGGTTAGCTGATATGGGGCTAATTTTAGGGTCTTATTGACATACAAGTTCAAGGAGgctgaaggagaggttgttgcaAGGAATAACAAGTGGATAATTGTTTAGATAAACAGCAACACCTAGTTCTCATCTCTcgtgcagtggttcccaacctttttttgAAAACTGTGCCACAACTTGATGGGATAAAATATCCTCCGGCACACCTAAAATTTCCATATTAATTTATTTAGTGGTGATGACCTCCATCTCATTTGATCCATACAGCAAATCATCTAATTCCTGTGACAATgtttttatatacagttgaagttggaagtttacatacaccttagccaaatacatttaaactcaatttttcacaattcctgacatttaatcctagtaaaaaaatccctgttttatgtcagttaggatcaccactttattttaagaatgtgaaatgtcagaataatagtaaaattatttatttcagcttttatttatttcatcacatttcaagtgggtcagaagtttacatacactcaattagtatttggtagcattacctttaaaaattgtttaacttgagtctaacgtttcgggtagccagtccctcctgcagcaaagcacgctcacaacatgatgccaccacccccgtgcttcacggttaggatggtgttctttggcttgcaagcctcgcccttttccctccaaacataacgatggtcattatggccaaacagttctatttttgtttcatcagacctgagaacatttctccaaaaagtacaaactTTGTCTCCAtgcgcagttgcaaaccgtagtctggctttcttatggcggttttggagcagtggcttcttccttgccgagtggcctttcaggttatgtcgatataggactcgttttactgtggatatagatacttttgtacccgtttcctccagcatcttcacaaggtcctttgttgttgttctgggattgattttcacttttcacaccaaagtccgttcatcactaggagacagaacgcgtctccttcctgagcggtatgatggctgcgtggtcccatggtgttcatacttgtgtactattgtttgtacagataaacatggtaccttcaggcgtttggaaattgctccgaaggatgaaccagacttgtggaggtctaaaaaatcaaatctgaggtcttggctgatttcttttgattttcccatgctgtcaagcaaagaggcactgagtttgaaggtaggccttgaaatacatccacaggaacacctccaattgactcaaattatgtcaattagcaattagaagcttctaaaggcatgacatcattttctggaattttccaagctgtttaaaggcactgtcaacttagtgtatgtaaacatctgacacactggaattgtgatacagtgaattataagtgaaataatcagtctgtaaacaattgttggaaaaactatagtttttccaacaacataatttgcaaataaattaattaaaaatcctacaatgtgattttctggatttctttttctcattttgtctgtcatagttgaagtgtacctatgatgaaaattacaggcctctcatctttttaagtgggagaacttgcacaattggtggctgactaaatacttttttgccccattgtatggCTTTTtcattgcaactctgcctagaaggccagcatcccggagtcgcctcttcactgttgacgttgagacgggtgttttgaggatactatttaatgaagctgccagttgaggacttgtgaggtgtctgtttctcaaactagacactctaatgtacttgtcctcttgctcagttgtgcaccggggcctcccactcctctttctattctggttagagctagtttgcgctgttctgtgatggGAGTAGTAGATAGCGTTGTAGGAAATCTTCaatttcttgacaatttctcacatggaatagcctttatttctcagaacaagaatagactgacgagtttcagaagaaagggctttgtttctggccattttgagcctgtaatcgaaacccacaaatactgatgctccagatacgcaactagtctaaagaaggcccgttttattgcttctttaatcagaacgacagttttcagctgtgctaacataattgcaaaagggttttctaacaatcaattagccttttaaaattataaacttggattagctaacacaacgtgccattggaacacaggagtgatagtttctgataatgggcctctgtacgcctgtgtagatattccataaaaaatcttacgtttccagctacaatcgtcatttacaacattaacaatgtctccactgtatttctaatcaatttgatgttattttaatggacaaaaataaagttttctttcaaaacaaggacatttctaagtaaccccaaacttttgaacggcagtgtatgcatagtcacttcacccctacctacatgtataaaTTACCTCAAACCTGtaaccccgcacactgactcggtcccgatacccactgtatatagccctgttattatgttactttttattattttttactttatttggtcaatattttcttaaccttTCTGGTGCAGGCGTTCCGCTAgtgacccacctcgacaacatccggtgaaattgcagagcgacaaattcaaaatacagaaatagtcataaaccttcataaaaaatacaactcttatacatcggtttaaagattaacttcttgttaatccagccgctttgtcagatttcagaaaggctttacggcaaaagcataccatgcgattatctgaggacggcacccgcttacaaaagcatacaaacattttacaaccaagtaaaggaattacaaaagtcagaaatagcgataaaattgatcacttacctttgaagatcttcatatgGTAGCAGTCACAAGTGTCCCAGCTAcataataaatgtttgttttgttcgataaagtccttctttatatcccaacaacTCAGTTTtgttggcgtgttatgttcagtaatccactggctccaaGGCGGTCAATacatgcagacgaatacatcctaatagtactGGTAAAGTTtgtcgaaacatgtcaaacaatgtttataattaatcgatcatatttcaacaggacaatagtgtattcaatagaaaggaaaaacaacgaaGGGCGCGCAATCGGTCACATGCGCAAACCAGCTCTGCATTCTTCCTCAGTCCACTGACAAAAAGGGTCTCATTCTTCTTCACTattcagaaaacaagcctgaaacaatgtctaaagactgttgacatctagtggaagccataggaactgcaatctgggtcctaaccATTTAGATACTCTATAGGCATTTAATTGAAAATACCCACATCAAAAAAATCCCACtttctggatggattttcctcaggtttttgcctgccatatcatttctgttatactcacagacattattttaacagttttggaaactttagagtgttttctatccaaatcgaccaatatgcatattctagcttctgggcctgagtaacaggcagtttactttaggGACACTTCTCATCCagatgtcaaaatactgcccccaagccatcttcttgaactgcactgttggttaagggcttgtaagtaagcatttcactgtaaggtctccctacacttgttgtatttggcgcatgtgacaaataaagttactaactcagtaaaattctctgaaatggttgcatgttgctttatattttggttccGTGTATTATCTGAGCAGCATTGGAGCACCAAGTCCAAATTCCATGTGCATTCAACAGGTCACATTTAGAAGTGAGTGTTCAAAAAAATTGTCAAGATTGGGAAAAGTTTTGCGGCACACCTGAGAGTTCCTCAAGGTACATCAATTAAAAAACACTAATCTAGTGTTCTCTTCTCTTTTTCATAATGGTACAAAAAATAACCTAATCTTTTTAGGCCTGAGACCTTTAGGGATGTAATCCACCATGATGGGGATCCATCTGTTACTCAGTGTTTTATGTGGCGGGGTTTGCCAGTGGCAGATTGAAGGTCTATGACTACCACCTGCTAACAGCTCCCCCTGGGAAAGGGAAAAGGGAAGGCGGgtatctagtcagttgtccaactgaatgtattcaactgaaatgtatcgtccgcatttaacccaacccctctgactcTGGAATGTGGACTGGGGATTAGTAACGTGACTTCCCAACAGACATCAATTGGAGGATGAGTGTTCCCTTACTCAAACTAAGCAAAAAttccaaacattttttttacacagGACAAACAATGCGCTAAACATTGGACTTAGTCATAGACATACAAGTGTGTAGGTGACAGAGCAAGGGATAATCTCAGACAACTGTAGAGTACATCCCTATCACTGTTGCTATTCACTCTTACCAGGTCGCAATCGTGTCAATAGCAgcctttcttctctttctttctgttgtctctcctcttcctcctcctcttcattctcacTGTTGCAGTGGCCCTCCCTGGTCCTGCCCCCTGCagcctctgcctccctcccagcAGCACTGGCCCGTAGGCCTACCAGCCGATGGTGGATGGCCACGTACAGGCGAGCCACGTCCCTGGCGCTGGCCTGAATGAGGAACACCCGAACAGCCTGAGTCTCCATGTCAGTGGCCGTCACCTGGAGGTTCCGGCGGGCAGGGCgacgtaggtgtgtgtgtggccagaGCTTGGTGTTGAGGATAACCTTGAGACTGCCCTGGTGCCTCATCACTGTTTTGATCAGAGGGCGACAGGTGTAAGAGATTTACTGAGGATGAGAAACATTAAGAAATCTCAGAAAGACGTGCAGATGTTGATCAGAGTGATGGGAATAATAAACTACCTCATGGTAAACTCACCTATCCTGGACTGAAGCCCTCTTTTGGTCCCTGATGCTAGATCATTGAGTCGCAGGACTCCTCTTCCTCGCTCAGTCCATGACGGAGTTCCTTTTTCCAGGACAAACAGTCTGCAGGTCAgctaaaagaagaaaaaaattgaAAAGGTACACCACTGTCTTTAGCAATATCAGAAGGCATTGGTCACTTCCTATTTCAACATAATGGTCACATTCCCCTGCTCAGACATTGCATGCCACGTTATCGACTGTGCCGTCAGGCACCAGGCATTGCAAGATCTGGCATGAGTCAGTCCTATAGGTCTTCACCTGGACCACATTGCTTTCCTTCTCCTCCCCAGTGAACAGCTGAACCCGCCTGAGCCTCAGCATATGCTGCCTCCCACAGGATGCTGTGTAAGCTGCAGCAGACTCCCTCAGACTGCTCCACACAGCACCTATCAGCAAACACAGACAGAACCTCAGCTGCAGTTCTGAAAGGCATCCACTAAGAGGCAGTCAATCGCTATTAGAACAGAGGTGCACAACTCTAGTCCTCTATGGCAGGGTTACACAGGCGGCCCAGTTCTAATATTTTtctactaattggtcttttgactgaTCAGGTCATCTCTTTTcccaataattgggcaaaagatcagaattgggctgcctgtataAATGCAGCCTTGGACCACAGTCTTGGTGGATCAGCAGACACTGTGGCCATTAAGGTACTGGCTATCGAGGACCAGAGTTGTGTACTCATGTAAAAACACTATGACCCGCTTAATGATTTACCTTTATAACTTGACTCAGAGGTGGAAGACTCAGAATCAGAGCTGCAATCAGAATCTTCACTGCTAGGGGATTTCTgtggtctctatatgagggtgAGAAAGTGAGAGCATTTCTGTAAATATGATGTGTTTGGTAACACAGTTAAACTAATAAAAATGTGATGACATCATATATTTCATAGTCATCCTATGCAAATTGCTACTGTATAAgtacaatatatatacaaaagtatgtggacaccccttagtagattcggctatttcagtcacacctaaatcgagcacacagccatgaaatctccatagacaaacaatggcagtagaatggccttactgaagagctcagagacGTGGCCCCATCATAGGATGGTGTCATAggattccaacaagtcagttcatcaaatttctgccctgctagagctgccccggtccactgtatgtgctgttattATGACATGGAAATGTCTATTGGCCTAAATGTTCACAGAACATGaacaccgagtgctgaagcgcataaaaatcatctgtcctcgggtgaaacactcactaccgagttccaaactgcctctggaagcaacatccgcacaataactgtttgtctggagcttcataaaatgggtttccatggccgagtggCCGAACACCAGCCTAAgatcatgcgcaatgccaagcgtcggctggagtggtgtaaagctcaccgctattggactctggatcagtggaaacgcgttctctggagtgatgaatcacgcttcaccatctggcagtcagacggacgaatctggatttggcggatgccaggagaacgctacctgcccaaatgcatagtgccaactgtaaagtttggtggaggaggaataatggtctggagctgtttttcatggttcgggccccttagttccagtgaagggaaatcttaaggctacagcatacaatgacattctagtcGATTCTGTGCTACtaacattgtggcaacagtttggggaagcccctttcctgtttcagcatgacattgcccccatgcacaaagcgaggtccatacagaaatggtttgtcgagtgaggtgtggaagaacttgactggcttgcatagagccctgaccttaaccccatcgaacacctttgggatgaattggaacgccgactgcgaaccAGGCCAAATCGGCCAacgtcagtgcccgacctcactgatgctcttgtggctgaatggaagcaagtccctgcagcaatgttccaacatctagtggaaagccttcccagacgagtggaggctgttacagcggcaaaggggggaccaactccatattaatgctcatgattttggaatgagatgttcgactagcaggtgcccacatacttttggtcatgtagtgtatgtcagTGGTGCTTGCTGAACTCACCAAGACTCTTTCACTCATGTTTTCCCCAAACACAAACTGGACCCTGTCTGAGGTGGTACCGTCTGGCTTCGATCTGTGGAGTGTGAACCAGAGGTCAGCAGGTTTAGAATCACTGCTGGGAACTAAACCCCTAGACCCCACATAGCTCTGACAGGAAAACTCTGTAAGGTCTCTGGATTGAAGCAAGACTGTCCAGTCCTGGGTCTGGACTGAAAATTAACACGTAACCCGAAACCCCTGGTTTAACTAATCCATGCCTTGACCTGGAGTGGGTAGCCCTCAATTAGAATGTCAACTGTCAAATATACAGTTTAAAGTGGCTGTGAGGCTGTAAAAATGAAATATTGCACAGACTTGACCCAACCAGACACCCTGCATCTTTACTGTTACATTAACTAGGTCCTCTGCGTACCTGTGAACTTGGTAGGGTTTCTTTTGATGTAATAGACCAACAGTGGAGGAGCAGTCTGTTGAGATGCTGGAGACATCATTTGAAGGATCATGGCTCACCTGTGGGAATGGGACAAaaaaacaatgccttttccagcatgatggagcaccttgccataagacaAAAGTGATAGCTAAGTGGCTCGTGGAACAAAACCtctattttgggtccatggccaggaaactccccaaaccttaatcccattgagaacttgtggtcaatcctcaagaggcgggtggacaaacaaaaccccacaaattctgacaaactccaagcattaattatgcaagaatgggctgccatcagtcaggatgtggcccagaagttaattgacagcatgccatggCGGATTTCAGAGGTCTTGGAAAaaaaagggtcaacactgcaaatattgactctttgcatcaacttcatgtaattgtcaataaaagcctttgaaacttacgaaatgcttgtaattatacttcagtattccatagtaacatctgacaaaaatatctaaagacactgaagtagcaaattctcaaaacctttggctaCGACTGTACATTGGATTGGTACTTTCTTGAGTCAAATAATTCAACACAATGCTTGTgtaaatagaaaataaaatacattttgaagccATAAGCTATTATATAATTGAGTGTGTTGATGTAGCAAGTTTGGGAGTAGAGAGAAAGCGATTTAAGCATTCAGAGAGAccttaacaaaaaaaacattgcacAATAATTTCCAATAGACAGAACTGATTCAAACTGGTTTTGGTGTTTGGGTTTATAAACTGGCAGTGAGTGAATAGGTTTCTCTGAGAAGAGTATGTGGGTCCCTCAGGCAATGACACAACCCCAACTAATAATAATTTTATTATTGAAATACTTTTAGGCCTGAGAGAGTTCTCTTTTAATGTTTTACCTGAGAGAGTTCTCTCGTTTCACTCTGTGTGAGGGGGCGAAGAGAGTTGTAGAATACCTCAGATAGGTGTGGCTGTGAGGAGCTGTTCCAGGGTTGAGGGGCGAGGAGACGTGCAGGCTGAAGTAATGACCTTCTGACCCTGttcagaggtgtcactacacaGAAGATGAGAGGAATAgaaaaggagggaaggagaaggaggagtaaAAAGAGACTTAAATCAAATTCTGTCCTTCAAAGTCAGTCTTACGATCAGGTATGAATAAAAAATATACTAAActgagcattcggaaagtattcagactgactttttccacattttatttatttatttaatttcatctatatttaaccagataggccagttgagaacaagttctcatttacaactgcaacctggccaagataaagcaaagcagtgctacagaaacaacaacacagagttacacatgggataaacaaacgaacagtcaataacacaattgaaaatctgtatacagtgtctGAATGAAGTAAGGagggaaggcaataaataggccatagtggcgaagtaattacaatttagcaattaacactggagtgatagatgtgcagatgaggatttgcaagtagaaatactggtgtgcaaaagagcagaaaaaccaatatggaggtaggtagttggttggatgggctatttacagatgggctgtgtacagctgcagcgatcggtaagctgctctgacaact encodes the following:
- the LOC135548299 gene encoding ran-binding protein 3-like isoform X2, translated to MRGNLSPNEDISGCYSMMPVSDFHEKPSCTMEPADSMCGAGGAVTARPLMGNTSSWHHSGDGGCAQDGAEELNEKTMLAPPVFVFQKSFTLSMKRRAERWEEGSVVGISPNKRVRSFTYPNPNSRMRKASCDSSRRVRTNSHSFPPPPPVSRSNVFMPSNLCNRANISPNRVTPLNRVRRSLLQPARLLAPQPWNSSSQPHLSEVSHDPSNDVSSISTDCSSTVGLLHQKKPYQVHRSKPDGTTSDRVQFVFGENMSERVLRPQKSPSSEDSDCSSDSESSTSESSYKGAVWSSLRESAAAYTASCGRQHMLRLRRVQLFTGEEKESNVVQLTCRLFVLEKGTPSWTERGRGVLRLNDLASGTKRGLQSRIVMRHQGSLKVILNTKLWPHTHLRRPARRNLQVTATDMETQAVRVFLIQASARDVARLYVAIHHRLVGLRASAAGREAEAAGGRTREGHCNSENEEEEEEERQQKEREERLLLTRLRPVVCDWIHSKPSLDSW
- the LOC135548299 gene encoding ran-binding protein 3-like isoform X1, with translation MRGNLSPNEDISGCYSMMPVSDFHEKPSCTMEPADSMCGAGGAVTARPLMGNTSSWHHSGDGGCAQDGAEELNEKTMLAPPVFVFQKSFTLSMKRRAERWEEGSVVGISPNKRVRSFTYPNPNSRMRKASCDSSRRVRTNSHSFPPPPPVSRSNVFMPSNLCNRANISPNRVTPLNRVRRSLLQPARLLAPQPWNSSSQPHLSEVFYNSLRPLTQSETRELSQVSHDPSNDVSSISTDCSSTVGLLHQKKPYQVHRSKPDGTTSDRVQFVFGENMSERVLRPQKSPSSEDSDCSSDSESSTSESSYKGAVWSSLRESAAAYTASCGRQHMLRLRRVQLFTGEEKESNVVQLTCRLFVLEKGTPSWTERGRGVLRLNDLASGTKRGLQSRIVMRHQGSLKVILNTKLWPHTHLRRPARRNLQVTATDMETQAVRVFLIQASARDVARLYVAIHHRLVGLRASAAGREAEAAGGRTREGHCNSENEEEEEEERQQKEREERLLLTRLRPVVCDWIHSKPSLDSW
- the LOC135548299 gene encoding ran-binding protein 3-like isoform X3 yields the protein MRGNLSPNEDISGCYSMMPVSDFHEKPSCTMEPADSMCGAGGAVTARPLMGNTSSWHHSGDGGCAQDGAEELNEKTMLAPPVFVFQKSFTLSMKRRAERWEEGSVVGISPNKRVRSFTYPNPNSRMRKASCDSSRRVRTNSHSFPPPPPVTPLNRVRRSLLQPARLLAPQPWNSSSQPHLSEVFYNSLRPLTQSETRELSQVSHDPSNDVSSISTDCSSTVGLLHQKKPYQVHRSKPDGTTSDRVQFVFGENMSERVLRPQKSPSSEDSDCSSDSESSTSESSYKGAVWSSLRESAAAYTASCGRQHMLRLRRVQLFTGEEKESNVVQLTCRLFVLEKGTPSWTERGRGVLRLNDLASGTKRGLQSRIVMRHQGSLKVILNTKLWPHTHLRRPARRNLQVTATDMETQAVRVFLIQASARDVARLYVAIHHRLVGLRASAAGREAEAAGGRTREGHCNSENEEEEEEERQQKEREERLLLTRLRPVVCDWIHSKPSLDSW